The following proteins are encoded in a genomic region of Coffea eugenioides isolate CCC68of chromosome 6, Ceug_1.0, whole genome shotgun sequence:
- the LOC113776456 gene encoding uncharacterized protein LOC113776456 isoform X3, with protein sequence MSARPWQKVNDFYAEMVQGRVSLSDLFRKELLQTCAVHDDTEIIEDIHENDIDSAPAKDRTGRWARVTFKVLLSYHGGSFQGWQKQPGLNTVQGIVERSLGKFVDEKKTQLLNEKNLPIEGCVVVAGRTDKGVTAFQQVCSFYTWRKDVKPQDIKSTINDAAPGKINAISVTEVSREFHPNFSAKWRRYLYVFPFNDGKEAELSSQVEKDLNEHDYTFTLDNGLHDDKDQIEAGNKPTRFEVSKVNQLLSQLEGKLLSYKMFARDTKASRNVGPPTECFVFHARATEAILPCTQAGSETKIMCIELVANRFLRKMVRVLVATAVREAAAGAEEDALLKLMDATCRRATAPPSPPDGLCLVDVGYTDFDKKICFIS encoded by the exons tTGCTGCAGACATGTGCTGTGCATGATGATACTGAAATCATAGAGGATATCCATGAAAATGACATTGATAGTGCTCCAGCAAAAGATAGGACTGGGAGGTGGGCAAGAGTAACTTTCAAGGTACTCCTTTCATACCATGGGGGTTCGTTTCAAGGCTGGCAGAAGCAACCTGGTTTGAATACTGTACAAGG TATAGTTGAAAGATCTCTTGGTAAGTTTGTCGACGAGAAGAAAACTCAGCTGCTAAATGAAAAGAACTTACCAATTGAAGGCTGTGTTGTAGTAGCTGGGCGCACTGACAAGGGAGTTACAGCATTTCAACAAGTTTGTTCTTTCT ATACTTGGCGAAAGGATGTGAAACCTCAAGACATTAAAAGCACCATTAATGATGCAGCACCAGGGAAGATCAATGCTATTTCTGTTACTGAG GTATCACGTGAATTTCATCCAAATTTCTCAGCCAAATGGAGGCGCTACTTGTATGTCTTTCCCTTCAATGATGGAAAAGAAGCTGAGCTCAGCAGTCAGGTTGAGAAGGATTTGAATGAACATGATTATACCTTTACATTAGATAATGGACTTCATGATGACAAGGATCAAATCGAAGCTGGAAATAAGCCTACAAGGTTTGAAGTCAGCAAGGTTAACCAACTCTTAAGTCAATTAGAAGGGAAGTTGCTGTCCTACAAGATGTTTGCACGAGACACTAAAGCCTCAAGGAACGT TGGTCCCCCAACTGAGTGTTTTGTCTTCCATGCCCGAGCGACGGAAGCGATCTTACCATGTACACAG GCTGGAAGTGAAACGAAGATCATGTGCATAGAGTTGGTTGCTAATCGCTTCTTGCGCAAG ATGGTGCGAGTTCTTGTTGCTACAGCAGTGAGAGAGGCTGCTGCTGGTGCTGAAGAGGATGCACTACTGAAACTGATGGATGCCACATGCAGGCGAGCAACTGCTCCACCATCACCTCCAGATGGCCTTTGCCTTGTTGATGTTGGGTATACAGATTTTGATAAAAAGATTTGTTTCATATCTTAA
- the LOC113774426 gene encoding U-box domain-containing protein 35-like has product MVCVAIDKDKGSQYALKWAVDNLVGKGKYVTLIHVKQKQPSSASLVSHIALADANDSIQRSYKDADGQSKELFLPFRCFCTRKDIRVNEVMIEDLDIAKGIYDYVRANFVENLVLSAPSKSAFVRFKTTDVASTVSKVAPDFCNVYTISKGKLSSVRAASCPVPNPPPRQGQNQGTTNPVLSDARLMHGSGVRGFSHDKSPIVPRTLAEDMDSIKSPFTRGKTQNRSSGDFSLPDSDISFISSGRSSMDHLFPLPDIQDMAFPPRLSNGSETENTSNFGSSFSGPRTPDTSGSGTFPSRTHENGSISWSSSSSQSQEDVEAEMRRLKQELKQTMEMYSTACKEALLAKQKALELQRWKMEEQQKLEEARLAEEAALAIAEKEKAKCKVAIEAAEAAQRIAELEAQKRKNAEMKALREEEERKRVLHTLAHGDVRYRRYTIDEIETATDHFSESRKIGEGGYGPVYKCNLDHTPVAIKVLRPDASQGRAQFQQEVEVLSCIRHPNMVLLLGACPEYGCLVYEYMPNGSLDDRLFRRGQTPVLPWQLRFRIAAEIGTCLLFLHQTKPEPLVHRDLKPANILLDRNYVSKIGDVGLARLVPPSVADTVTQYLMTSTAGTFCYIDPEYQQTGMLGIKSDIYSLGVMLLQIITAKPPMGLTHHVQRAIEKGKFADMLDPAVPDWPVEEALNFAKLALKCTELRRKDRPDLRTVVLPELDRLWTLAEERMSGIIPSPATLVRETPKCASQVSYDQPQQSGRESLTNGSSAPTFSDRDQ; this is encoded by the exons ATGGTATGCGTGGCCATAGATAAAGACAAAGGAAGCCAATATGCTTTGAAATGGGCTGTTGATAATCTTGTGGGAAAAGGCAAATATGTTACATTGATTCATGTCAAACAAAAACAACCTTCCTCTGCTTCAT TGGTGAGCCACATTGCTCTTGCTGATGCTAATGATAGCATTCAAAGATCATATAAAGATGCTGATGGCCAATCCAAGGAGTTGTTCCTTCCCTTCCGCTGCTTCTGCACTCGCAAGGAT ATACGAGTTAATGAAGTCATGATTGAGGATTTGGACATAGCAAAAGGCATATATGACTATGTCAGGGCAAACTTCGTTGAGAATTTGGTGCTTAGTGCTCCATCAAAGAGTGCATTTGTTCG ATTCAAGACTACAGACGTCGCTTCCACTGTTTCCAAGGTGGCACCAGATTTTTGCAATGTTTATACCATCTCAAAAGGAAAACTCTCATCAGTAAGGGCTGCCTCCTGTCCAGTTCCAAATCCACCGCCTCGCCAAGGGCAAAATCAAGGCACGACAAATCCTGTCCTTTCTGATGCACGTCTGATGCATGGCAGTGGAGTAAGAG GTTTTTCTCATGATAAATCACCGATTGTCCCACGAACTCTGGCTGAAGATATGGACTCAATCAA GTCACCATTTACTAGAGGCAAAACTCAGAATAGGTCATCTGGAGACTTCTCATTGCCAGATAGCGACATATCATTTATCAGTTCGGGCAGGTCCAGCATGGATCACTTGTTCCCTTTACCTGACATTCAGGACATGGCATTTCCCCCTCGTCTTTCAAATGGCTCTGAAACAGAGAATACATCGAATTTTGGTTCATCATTCTCAGGGCCAAGGACACCTGATACAAGCGGTTCTGGTACATTTCCATCCAGAACACACGAAAATGGCAGCATATCATGGTCGTCATCATCCAGCCAGAGTCAG GAGGATGTAGAAGCTGAGATGAGAAGGCTCAAGCAAGAGCTCAAGCAGACAATGGAGATGTATAGCACAGCATGCAAAGAAGCACTCTTAGCAAAACAGAAG GCATTAGAGCTTCAACGTTGGAAAATGGAGGAACAGCAGAAGCTAGAAGAGGCACGATTAGCTGAGGAAGCAGCACTAGCAAttgcagaaaaagaaaaggccaAGTGTAAGGTAGCCATTGAGGCAGCTGAAGCAGCTCAGAGGATTGCTGAACTGGAagcacaaaaaagaaagaatgcaGAAATGAAGGCACTCAGAGAAgaagaggagagaaaaagagtACTGCATACGCTAGCACATGGTGATGTTAGATACCGGAGATACACCATAGATGAAATTGAAACAGCAACGGATCACTTCTCAGAGTCTCGAAAAATTGGTGAAGGTGGATATGGACCAGTCTACAAATGTAACCTAGATCATACACCTGTTGCAATAAAGGTACTACGTCCTGACGCATCTCAAGGAAGGGCACAGTTTCAGCAAGAG GTTGAAGTTCTTAGTTGTATACGACATCCGAACATGGTTCTCCTACTAGGAGCATGCCCAGAGTATGGTTGCCTCGTGTATGAGTACATGCCAAATGGCAGCTTAGATGATCGTCTCTTCCGGCGAGGACAGACCCCAGTGCTTCCTTGGCAATTAAGGTTCCGAATAGCAGCAGAGATTGGCACTTGCCTCCTTTTCCTCCACCAGACAAAGCCAGAACCACTCGTTCACCGGGATCTAAAACCAGCCAACATTTTGCTTGATCGAAACTATGTAAGCAAGATCGGTGATGTTGGTTTAGCAAGGCTTGTCCCTCCTTCTGTAGCTGATACTGTAACACAATACCTTATGACATCCACAGCCGGAACATTCTGTTACATAGATCCCGAGTACCAGCAAACTGGTATGCTTGGAATAAAATCGGATATTTATTCATTAGGAGTCATGCTTCTTCAAATTATTACAGCAAAACCTCCCATGGGTTTGACTCACCATGTTCAGAGGGCCATTGAGAAGGGGAAATTCGCTGATATGCTTGACCCAGCTGTTCCAGACTGGCCAGTAGAGGAGGCCCTGAATTTTGCCAAGTTAGCTCTTAAATGCACAGAACTAAGGCGTAAAGATAGACCAGATCTTCGTACTGTGGTGTTACCTGAACTTGATAGGTTAT
- the LOC113774425 gene encoding pollen receptor-like kinase 4 — protein MAKICKSSWCLLILAIVLQLVHTCICLSEPDLLIQFKDSLKNTGALSNWDAKVPSCKGDQPNWSGVLCDKGNVWGLKLENMGLKGDINEDALSQLKSLRTLSFMNNDFEGPLPDMKKLGALKSFYLSNNKFSGEIPADAFVGMLSIKKIHLSNNQLSGPIPSSLGTLPKLIELTLDGNQFSGQIPDFTQERMINVNFSHNHLGGQIPASLSNLKAASFSDNSDLCGAPLEPCPSPPERKLSVVTIVLVAIAVVVALGAIVAVIIILSRRKKAPQLGDAPAAAAAPQGHNKPPSEDLDRLEKGMSPDRGSEGKKSDQNIKLSFLRDDVGKFDMSDLLKASAEVLGSGMFGSTYKAALNTGPVMVVKRYRQMNNVGKEEFHEHMRRLGRLSHPNVLPLVAFYYRKEEKLIVSTYVENVSLAVQLHGNKSRGLSSPDWPTRLKIVKGVSKGLLYLYNSLPSLIAPHGHLKSSNVILNENNEPLLTDYGLLPVVNLEQARDQMIAYKSPEFKQNGRITKKTDVWSLGVLILELLTGKFPSNFLQQGKGSDTDLPTWVHSVVKDEWTVEVFDKDMQGTKHCEGEMMKLLKIALILCEPEIDNRWDIKEAVDRIEEIKERDDVDDFHSSYTSETDMRSSRGLSEDFINVPMNG, from the exons ATGGCTAAGATTTGCAAGTCCTCATGGTGTCTTCTCATACTAGCCATTGTTCTACAGCTTGTTCATACGTGCATCTGTTTGTCAGAGCCTGATTTGCTTATACAGTTCAAGGATTCCCTGAAAAATACTGGTGCATTGTCCAATTGGGACGCGAAAGTACCCTCATGCAAGGGTGATCAGCCGAATTGGAGTGGTGTACTTTGCGATAAAGGGAATGTTTGGGGATTGAAGCTTGAAAATATGGGGTTGAAGGGTGATATCAATGAGGATGCCCTTAGCCAGCTGAAGAGTTTGAGGACTCTCAGCTTCATGAATAATGATTTCGAAGGACCTCTCCCGGACATGAAGAAACTTGGTGCCTTGAAATCGTTTTATTTGTCGAATAACAAATTTTCAGGGGAGATTCCAGCCGATGCTTTTGTAGGCATGCTGTCAATTAAGAAGATTCATTTGAGTAACAATCAGCTTTCAGGGCCAATACCATCCTCCTTGGGAACATTGCCAAAGCTTATAGAGTTGACGCTTGATGGCAATCAGTTTTCAGGTCAAATTCCCGATTTTACTCAAGAAAGAATGATTAATGTGAATTTCTCCCACAACCACCTAGGGGGTCAAATTCCTGCCAGCCTGAGCAACCTCAAAGCAGCTTCATTTTCTG ATAATTCAGACCTTTGTGGTGCACCATTGGAACCATGTCCTAGTCCCCCAGAGCGAAAGCTATCTGTTGTAACTATAGTACTTGTTGCAATAGCTGTTGTGGTAGCTTTGGGAGCAATTGTAGCAGTTATAATCATCCTCAGCCGGCGCAAGAAAGCACCTCAACTGGGAGATGCACCAGCAGCTGCAGCAGCTCCACAAGGTCACAACAAACCTCCCTCTGAAGATTTGGACAGATTGGAAAAAGGGATGTCACCAGATCGCGGTTCAGAAGGCAAGAAGAGTGATCAGAATATCAAGCTTTCATTCTTGAGGGATGATGTTGGAAAATTCGACATGTCTGATCTACTCAAAGCCTCTGCTGAGGTATTAGGGAGTGGAATGTTTGGATCTACCTATAAAGCTGCCCTTAATACAGGACCAGTGATGGTTGTGAAGAGGTATAGGCAAATGAACAATGTTGGCAAAGAAGAATTCCATGAGCACATGAGAAGGTTAGGCAGATTGAGTCATCCGAATGTGCTTCCACTTGTGGCCTTCTACTATAGGAAAGAggagaaacttatagtttctaCCTATGTTGAAAATGTCAGCCTGGCTGTTCAACTTCATG GTAACAAATCTCGTGGCCTGTCAAGCCCTGATTGGCCTACCAGATTGAAGATTGTCAAAGGTGTATCTAAAGGCCTTCTGTATCTCTACAATTCGCTCCCGAGCCTGATCGCACCCCACGGTCACCTCAAATCCTCCAATGTTATTCTTAACGAAAACAATGAGCCATTGCTCACCGACTACGGACTACTTCCAGTAGTCAACTTGGAACAAGCACGGGACCAAATGATAGCATACAAGTCACCTGAATTCAAGCAAAATGGCCGCATCACCAAGAAAACTGATGTCTGGAGCTTGGGTgtattgatacttgaacttCTCACAGGAAAATTTCCATCAAACTTCTTGCAACAAGGTAAGGGAAGTGACACCGATTTGCCGACTTGGGTGCATTCTGTTGTCAAGGATGAGTGGACCGTTGAGGTTTTTGACAAAGATATGCAAGGAACTAAGCACTGTGAAGGTGAAATGATGAAGCTATTGAAGATAGCACTGATTCTTTGTGAGCCTGAAATTGACAACAGATGGGACATTAAGGAGGCAGTCGACAGGATTGAAGAGATAAAGGAAAGAGATGATGTTGATGATTTCCACTCTTCATATACCAGTGAAACAGACATGCGCTCATCAAGGGGGTTATCTGAGGACTTCATTAATGTTCCAATGAATGGTTAA